The Pseudomonas berkeleyensis genome includes a region encoding these proteins:
- a CDS encoding acetyl-CoA C-acetyltransferase gives MAQLRRVAIVGGNRIPFARSNTVYARASNQEMLTSALEGLVERFNLHGERLGEVVAGAVLKHSRDFNLTRECVLGSRLAPETPAYDLQQACGTGLEAAILVANKIALGQIDCGIAGGVDTTSDAPIGVNEGLRQILLEANRGKSTGDKIKSLLKIRPRHLAPHIPRNGEPRTGLSMGEHCELMAQRWAIPRDEQDQLALASHQKLAAAYAEGWHDDLLTPFLGLTRDQNLRPDISAEKLATLKPCFERGPRGTMTAANSTPLTDGASVVLLASEEWAKARGLPVLAYLRDGEAAAVDFVQGKEGLLMAPVYAVPRLLARNGLTLQDFDYYEIHEAFAAQVLCTLKAWEDADYCKERLGLESALGSIDRSKMNVKGSSLAAGHPFAATGGRIVANLAKLLSVAGEGRGLISICAAGGQGVTAILER, from the coding sequence AGGAGATGCTGACCAGCGCCCTCGAAGGCTTGGTGGAGCGCTTCAACCTGCATGGCGAGCGCCTCGGTGAGGTGGTGGCCGGTGCGGTACTCAAGCATTCGCGGGACTTCAACCTGACTCGCGAGTGCGTGCTGGGTTCGCGCCTGGCGCCGGAAACGCCGGCCTACGATCTGCAGCAGGCCTGCGGCACCGGGCTGGAGGCAGCGATTCTGGTGGCCAACAAGATCGCCCTCGGGCAGATCGACTGCGGCATCGCGGGTGGCGTCGACACCACCTCGGATGCGCCCATCGGCGTCAACGAGGGGCTGCGGCAGATTCTGCTGGAGGCCAATCGCGGCAAGAGCACCGGTGACAAGATCAAGAGCCTGCTGAAGATTCGCCCGCGTCACCTGGCGCCGCACATTCCGCGCAATGGCGAGCCGCGCACCGGGCTGTCGATGGGCGAGCACTGCGAACTGATGGCGCAGCGCTGGGCCATCCCGCGTGACGAGCAGGATCAGCTGGCCCTGGCCAGTCACCAGAAGCTGGCAGCGGCCTATGCCGAAGGCTGGCACGATGACCTGCTGACACCATTCCTTGGCCTGACCCGCGACCAGAATCTGCGCCCGGACATCAGCGCGGAGAAGCTCGCCACGCTCAAACCCTGCTTCGAGCGTGGGCCGCGCGGCACAATGACTGCGGCCAACTCCACACCGCTGACCGATGGTGCCTCGGTGGTGCTGCTGGCCAGCGAGGAATGGGCCAAGGCGCGCGGTCTGCCGGTGCTGGCCTACCTGCGCGATGGCGAGGCGGCCGCGGTGGATTTCGTCCAGGGCAAGGAAGGCTTGCTGATGGCGCCGGTGTACGCCGTACCCCGTCTGCTGGCGCGCAACGGCCTGACCTTGCAGGATTTCGACTACTACGAGATCCACGAGGCCTTCGCCGCCCAGGTGTTGTGCACGCTCAAGGCCTGGGAGGACGCCGACTACTGCAAGGAGCGCCTGGGGCTTGAGAGTGCGCTGGGCTCCATCGACCGCAGCAAGATGAACGTCAAGGGCAGTTCGCTCGCCGCAGGCCACCCGTTCGCGGCCACTGGCGGACGCATTGTCGCCAACCTGGCCAAGCTGCTTTCGGTGGCAGGCGAGGGGCGCGGCCTGATTTCCATCTGCGCTGCAGGTGGTCAGGGTGTGACCGCGATCCTCGAACGGTAA
- a CDS encoding cytochrome ubiquinol oxidase subunit I encodes MFGLEALDLARIQFAFTISFHIVFPAITIGLASYLAVLEGLWLKTGNTLYRDLYHFWSKIFAVNFGMGVVSGLVMAYQFGTNWSAFSDFAGAVTGPLLTYEVLTAFFLEAGFLGVMLFGWNRVGPGLHFFSTVMVAIGTLISTFWILASNSWMHTPQGFEIVDGRVIPVDWFAVVFNPSFPYRLAHMATAAFLATAFFVGASAAWHLLRGRDNPAIRKMLSMALWMALLVAPIQAFIGDLHGLNTLKYQPAKIAAIEGHWENVGDEPTPLILFGWPDMQREETRFKVEIPALGSLILTHSLDKQVPALKDFPPEDRANSTIVFWTFRVMVAMGLMMIFVGLWSTWLRRGDRLYTYRPFLHLVLWMGPSGIIAILAGWYTTEIGRQPWIIHGLMRTADASSGHSATQLGITLALFVVVYFALFGAGIGYMLRLVRKGPKIDEGKETSQGGPGQARTPARPLSAAEEGLDDGETDTLEGRN; translated from the coding sequence ATGTTCGGCCTAGAGGCGCTTGATCTCGCCCGAATCCAGTTTGCCTTCACCATTTCCTTCCACATTGTCTTTCCGGCCATCACCATCGGTCTTGCCAGCTACCTGGCCGTGCTCGAAGGGTTGTGGCTGAAGACCGGAAACACCCTATACCGTGATCTCTACCACTTCTGGTCGAAGATCTTCGCGGTCAACTTCGGCATGGGCGTGGTCTCCGGCCTGGTCATGGCCTATCAGTTCGGTACCAACTGGAGCGCCTTCTCCGACTTTGCCGGAGCGGTCACAGGACCGCTGCTGACCTACGAGGTACTCACCGCCTTCTTCCTCGAAGCGGGTTTCCTTGGTGTCATGCTGTTCGGCTGGAACCGCGTCGGGCCGGGCCTGCACTTCTTCTCCACGGTGATGGTGGCCATCGGCACGCTGATCTCGACTTTCTGGATTCTCGCGTCCAACAGCTGGATGCACACGCCGCAGGGCTTCGAGATCGTCGACGGCCGGGTGATCCCGGTGGACTGGTTCGCCGTGGTGTTCAACCCGTCGTTCCCTTATCGCCTGGCGCACATGGCCACGGCGGCGTTCCTCGCCACCGCCTTCTTCGTCGGCGCGTCGGCAGCCTGGCACCTGCTGCGCGGGCGCGACAACCCGGCGATCCGCAAGATGCTCTCGATGGCGCTGTGGATGGCGCTGCTGGTGGCGCCTATCCAGGCGTTCATCGGTGACCTGCATGGCCTCAATACGCTCAAGTACCAGCCGGCCAAGATCGCCGCGATCGAGGGACACTGGGAGAACGTCGGTGACGAGCCGACGCCGCTGATCCTCTTCGGCTGGCCAGACATGCAGCGCGAGGAAACCCGCTTCAAGGTGGAGATCCCGGCACTCGGCAGCCTGATCCTGACCCACAGCCTTGATAAGCAGGTGCCGGCGCTCAAGGACTTCCCACCGGAAGATCGCGCCAATTCCACCATCGTCTTCTGGACCTTCCGCGTGATGGTCGCCATGGGTTTGATGATGATCTTCGTCGGCCTGTGGAGTACCTGGCTGCGTCGGGGTGACCGGCTTTATACCTACCGACCTTTCCTGCATCTGGTGTTGTGGATGGGCCCGTCCGGGATCATCGCCATTCTGGCTGGCTGGTACACCACCGAGATCGGTCGCCAACCGTGGATCATTCACGGGCTGATGCGCACCGCCGATGCATCCTCCGGCCATAGCGCGACGCAGCTAGGCATTACCCTGGCGCTGTTCGTGGTGGTCTATTTCGCCCTGTTCGGCGCCGGTATCGGCTACATGCTGCGCCTGGTGCGCAAGGGGCCGAAGATCGACGAAGGCAAGGAAACCTCGCAGGGCGGGCCGGGTCAGGCGCGTACTCCGGCGCGGCCACTGTCCGCGGCCGAAGAGGGCCTGGACGATGGCGAAACCGATACGCTGGAAGGGAGGAACTGA
- a CDS encoding RNA polymerase sigma factor: MSLPVDPQPPEELFRRHSSELLRFFTRQTRCSELAADLRQETWLRLQGRQIEEIGNVRAFLYRIARNLLIDHHRQQQIRPQLTSLDEALESELPDPERATEDSRRLARLQALMHELPEHLRQALLWNRLDGLTQREIGERLGVSESMAGRYILKALEYCQERMDDQP, from the coding sequence GTGTCCCTGCCTGTCGATCCACAGCCTCCCGAAGAGCTGTTCCGACGTCACTCGTCGGAGCTGTTGCGTTTCTTCACCCGGCAGACACGTTGCAGCGAACTCGCCGCTGACCTGCGTCAGGAAACCTGGCTGCGCCTGCAAGGACGTCAGATCGAGGAGATCGGCAACGTGCGCGCCTTTCTCTACCGCATCGCACGCAACCTGCTCATCGACCACCACCGTCAGCAGCAGATTCGTCCGCAACTGACCTCGCTCGACGAGGCGCTGGAAAGCGAACTCCCCGACCCCGAACGCGCCACCGAAGACAGCCGCCGCCTGGCTCGCCTGCAGGCGCTGATGCACGAGTTACCCGAGCACCTGCGCCAGGCGCTGCTATGGAACCGCCTGGACGGTCTGACCCAGCGCGAGATCGGTGAGCGTCTCGGCGTCTCGGAAAGTATGGCCGGACGCTATATCCTCAAGGCCCTCGAATATTGCCAGGAACGCATGGATGACCAGCCATGA
- a CDS encoding TonB-dependent receptor: MRLIPFFPTLIALSLGLAAAQVQAVELDIPAQSLDSALTDFAEQAGIRLLYDANLTRGVGGSSTLKGDYSVSEGLKQLLQGSGLTFSVGADGTVTLIPRHDSSDALELGATTVSGQLDGRRDLPSTYAGGQVARGGRMGVLGNQDMQDTPFAFSSYTSELIEARQAQTLADVLASDPGVRQSFGFGNFSQVFVVRGFQLYSDDIAFNGLYGMLPRQIISTEAVERVEVFKGANAFLNGVSPSGSGVGGAINVVSKRAEDIPTRRFTMDFANQSRIGGHLDIGQRFGEDNRFGVRVNLAQREGETAIEREQTRFHLATVNLDYRGDRLRLAADLGYQKQRVNEGRSVVHLSTTVTGNTLGGKVPRAPDSKYNSAQPWSWSQLEDTYGMFSAEYDLSSSWTAYLIAGSKYTRENGLYSSHNVYGSNGESRIGRLYSPLDQESSSVTSGLRGQFMSGPISHQFNLAASGIWQEKRNAYESTRAADRGYGNLYDDTPSPQPIVSQTYGDMHDPRTTAKVQNKSLALSDTLGFVDDRVLLTVGLRRQSIVADSWAADTGVRAPGYDESITTPAYGLVIKPTEYLSLYANRVESLQQGPTAPTAARNNGVMLAPYRSKQTEVGAKLDWGRFGGNLSLFRIEQPQGVTGGDGYFGMDGEQRNQGIELSLFGEPFDGLRLLGGVTWTDTEQRDTAKGANDGNRAVGVPEFQFNLGADWDVPGVSGLSLNGLLLRTGGQYTEVTNEYSIPAWTRVDLGARYKTRLDGRAVTFNALVENVADESYWASANGGYLTQGAPRTFKVSATVDF; encoded by the coding sequence ATGCGTTTGATTCCCTTCTTCCCGACGTTGATCGCGCTTTCCCTCGGCCTTGCTGCCGCGCAGGTGCAGGCCGTCGAACTCGACATTCCGGCCCAATCCCTGGATTCGGCGCTCACTGATTTTGCCGAGCAGGCCGGTATCCGTCTGCTGTACGACGCCAACCTGACCCGTGGCGTTGGTGGCAGCAGCACGTTGAAGGGCGACTATTCCGTCAGCGAGGGATTAAAGCAGTTGTTGCAGGGCAGCGGACTGACCTTCAGCGTCGGCGCCGACGGCACCGTCACCCTGATTCCGCGCCATGACAGCAGCGATGCACTGGAATTGGGCGCTACCACCGTCAGCGGTCAGCTCGATGGCCGTCGCGACCTGCCCAGCACCTACGCCGGCGGCCAGGTGGCACGCGGCGGGCGCATGGGTGTGCTGGGCAATCAGGACATGCAGGACACTCCCTTCGCTTTTTCCAGCTACACCAGCGAACTGATCGAAGCACGCCAGGCACAGACCCTGGCCGACGTGCTGGCCAGCGATCCGGGTGTGCGCCAGTCGTTCGGCTTCGGCAATTTTTCCCAGGTCTTCGTCGTGCGCGGATTCCAGCTTTACAGCGACGACATCGCTTTCAACGGCCTGTACGGCATGCTGCCTCGGCAGATCATCTCCACCGAGGCGGTCGAGCGCGTCGAGGTGTTCAAGGGCGCCAACGCCTTCCTCAACGGCGTGTCTCCCAGTGGCAGTGGCGTCGGTGGGGCGATTAACGTCGTCTCCAAGCGCGCCGAGGACATCCCCACGCGTCGTTTCACCATGGACTTTGCCAACCAGAGCCGTATCGGTGGTCACCTGGACATCGGCCAGCGCTTTGGCGAGGACAACCGTTTCGGTGTGCGCGTGAATCTGGCCCAGCGCGAGGGCGAGACAGCGATTGAGCGTGAGCAAACACGCTTTCATCTGGCCACGGTGAATCTGGATTACCGCGGTGATCGCCTGCGCCTGGCAGCCGATCTCGGTTACCAGAAGCAGCGGGTCAACGAGGGGCGCTCGGTGGTGCATCTGTCTACCACTGTTACGGGTAATACCCTGGGCGGCAAGGTACCCAGGGCACCGGATTCCAAGTACAACTCGGCGCAGCCGTGGAGCTGGTCGCAGCTCGAAGACACTTACGGCATGTTCAGTGCCGAATATGATCTGTCGTCATCCTGGACCGCCTATCTGATCGCCGGTAGCAAGTACACCCGCGAGAATGGCCTCTACTCGTCGCACAACGTCTATGGCTCCAATGGCGAGTCGCGGATCGGCCGTCTTTACTCGCCCTTGGATCAGGAGTCATCGAGTGTCACCAGTGGGTTGCGTGGGCAGTTCATGAGCGGGCCTATCAGCCATCAGTTCAACCTGGCGGCTAGCGGTATCTGGCAGGAAAAGCGTAACGCTTATGAGTCCACGAGGGCTGCTGATCGTGGCTACGGCAACCTCTATGACGATACGCCGAGCCCTCAGCCGATTGTCTCCCAGACATACGGCGACATGCATGATCCGCGCACCACGGCCAAGGTGCAGAACAAGAGCCTGGCACTGTCTGACACCTTGGGCTTTGTTGATGACCGGGTGCTGTTGACCGTAGGGTTGCGCCGGCAGAGCATCGTGGCTGATTCCTGGGCAGCTGACACCGGGGTTCGGGCGCCAGGTTACGACGAGAGCATCACCACCCCGGCTTATGGCCTGGTGATAAAGCCCACCGAATACCTGTCGCTTTATGCCAACCGTGTCGAATCCTTGCAGCAGGGGCCGACTGCACCAACTGCGGCGCGTAACAATGGCGTCATGCTTGCTCCCTATCGCTCCAAGCAGACCGAGGTGGGTGCGAAGCTCGATTGGGGCCGCTTTGGCGGCAACTTGAGCCTGTTCCGTATCGAACAGCCACAAGGCGTGACTGGCGGTGATGGCTACTTCGGGATGGATGGTGAGCAGCGCAACCAAGGCATCGAACTGAGTCTGTTCGGCGAACCATTCGATGGGCTGCGCCTACTGGGCGGTGTGACCTGGACCGATACCGAGCAGCGTGATACTGCCAAGGGCGCCAATGATGGTAACCGTGCGGTAGGTGTGCCGGAGTTCCAGTTCAATTTGGGCGCCGACTGGGATGTGCCGGGTGTATCTGGCCTGAGCCTGAATGGCTTGCTGCTGCGCACCGGTGGTCAGTACACCGAGGTTACCAACGAATACAGCATTCCCGCCTGGACTCGCGTTGACCTGGGCGCTCGCTACAAGACCCGTCTGGACGGTCGCGCCGTGACCTTCAATGCGCTGGTGGAGAACGTTGCCGATGAGAGCTACTGGGCATCGGCCAATGGCGGCTACCTGACCCAGGGTGCGCCGCGCACCTTCAAGGTTTCGGCAACGGTCGACTTCTGA
- the cydB gene encoding cytochrome d ubiquinol oxidase subunit II has product MGIDLSLIWAVIIAFGVMMYVVMDGFDLGIGILFPFVKDEGERDVMMNTVAPVWDGNETWLVLGGAALFGAFPLAYAVVLDALYLPLILMLLGLIFRGVAFEFRFKAKAHKRHLWDKAFIGGSLTATFFQGVALGAYIDGFEVVNRRFAGGAFDWLTPFSVFCGLALIAAYALLGCTWLIMKTEGRLQQQMHDLGRPLIFVVLAVTGIVSLWTPLAHPDIAERWFSLPNLFWFMPVPVLVLLCTWALLRAVANNANYSPFLLTLALIFLGYSGLGISLWPNVIPPSISIWDAAAPPQSQGFMLVGALFIIPFILMYTAWSYYVFRGKVTQDDGYH; this is encoded by the coding sequence ATGGGTATCGATCTTTCGCTGATCTGGGCGGTGATCATTGCCTTCGGCGTGATGATGTACGTGGTGATGGACGGCTTCGACCTGGGCATCGGCATTCTCTTTCCCTTCGTCAAGGACGAAGGCGAGCGCGATGTGATGATGAACACCGTGGCGCCGGTCTGGGACGGTAACGAAACCTGGCTGGTGCTTGGCGGTGCGGCGCTGTTCGGCGCCTTCCCGCTGGCCTATGCGGTGGTGCTCGATGCGCTATACCTGCCGCTGATCCTGATGCTGCTGGGGCTGATCTTCCGTGGCGTGGCCTTCGAGTTCCGCTTCAAGGCCAAGGCGCACAAGCGTCACCTGTGGGACAAGGCGTTCATCGGTGGCTCGCTGACCGCGACCTTTTTTCAGGGTGTCGCACTGGGGGCGTATATCGATGGTTTCGAAGTGGTGAACCGCCGATTTGCCGGCGGCGCCTTCGACTGGCTGACGCCGTTCTCGGTGTTCTGCGGTCTGGCGCTGATCGCAGCCTATGCATTGCTCGGTTGCACCTGGCTGATCATGAAGACCGAAGGCCGTCTGCAGCAGCAGATGCATGACCTCGGTCGACCGCTGATCTTCGTGGTACTGGCCGTGACCGGCATCGTCAGCCTGTGGACGCCGCTTGCGCATCCGGACATCGCCGAGCGCTGGTTCAGCCTGCCCAACCTGTTCTGGTTCATGCCGGTTCCGGTTCTGGTGCTGCTGTGCACCTGGGCACTGCTGCGGGCTGTGGCCAACAACGCCAACTACTCACCGTTCCTGCTCACCCTGGCGCTGATCTTCCTCGGTTACAGCGGCCTGGGCATCAGCCTGTGGCCAAACGTCATCCCGCCGTCGATCAGCATCTGGGACGCTGCTGCGCCACCGCAGAGCCAGGGCTTCATGCTGGTCGGTGCGCTGTTCATCATCCCCTTCATCCTGATGTACACCGCCTGGAGCTACTACGTGTTCCGTGGCAAGGTCACTCAGGATGATGGCTACCACTGA
- a CDS encoding DUF2474 domain-containing protein, giving the protein MTKVEQEKKPLWQRLGWLVLIWACSVTALGVVAWLLRLFMSAAGLGTPS; this is encoded by the coding sequence ATGACCAAGGTCGAGCAAGAGAAAAAGCCGTTGTGGCAGCGCCTGGGCTGGCTGGTGTTGATCTGGGCCTGCAGCGTGACGGCCCTGGGCGTGGTGGCCTGGCTGTTGCGCCTGTTCATGAGCGCGGCGGGGTTGGGTACGCCGAGCTGA
- a CDS encoding TldD/PmbA family protein — translation MFALSDTLQHRFAALKSSADFWSLRHVQESRESYWVRRRVAQAPSFVDDAGAMLSVRIAGVEAYAATSDLSQAGLQAALERAEQMARALAGHNLLDLGSLPQPTEQSDDVMPGYGQPLASAAYWFELLMAESALIPRDARLVDSHVRLTFTCHEQIYLNSAGARLRRAQRYVFPQVGVTASDEHDSQSRSFGGSHMARQGGAEVLQQLGVIGSAARIADEALQLLLAPNTPNGSRDLLLMPDQMILQIHESIGHPLELDRILGDERNFAGTSFIRQEDFGHYRYGSPLLNVSFDPGMPGELSSYRHDDDGTQAERQLLIRDGILQRPLGGALSQWRSGLAGVANSRACSWNRPPIDRMANLNLEPGEQSLAELVGGIEHGILMSNNRSWSIDDARNKFQFGCEWGQLIENGELKGVVKNPNYRGISAQFWRNLRAVGDASTFEILGTPYCGKGEPNQVIRVGHASPACVFADIDVFGGAA, via the coding sequence ATGTTCGCCCTCAGCGATACCCTGCAACACCGCTTTGCCGCGCTGAAAAGCAGCGCTGATTTCTGGTCGCTGCGCCATGTGCAGGAAAGTCGGGAGTCCTACTGGGTGCGCCGGCGGGTCGCGCAGGCACCGTCCTTCGTCGACGATGCCGGTGCCATGCTCAGCGTGCGCATCGCCGGCGTCGAGGCTTATGCGGCGACCAGCGATCTCAGCCAGGCCGGCCTGCAGGCGGCGTTGGAGCGGGCCGAACAGATGGCCCGAGCCCTGGCTGGACATAATCTGCTGGATCTCGGCAGCCTGCCGCAGCCCACCGAGCAGAGCGATGATGTGATGCCCGGATACGGACAGCCGCTGGCGAGCGCCGCGTACTGGTTCGAGCTGCTGATGGCGGAGTCGGCGCTGATTCCCCGTGACGCGCGTCTGGTGGACAGCCATGTCAGGCTGACCTTCACCTGTCACGAGCAGATCTACCTCAACAGCGCCGGCGCGCGATTGCGTCGTGCCCAGCGCTACGTTTTCCCGCAGGTTGGTGTCACCGCCAGCGACGAGCATGACAGTCAGAGCCGCAGTTTCGGTGGCAGCCATATGGCGCGCCAGGGCGGCGCTGAGGTTCTGCAGCAATTGGGGGTGATCGGCAGCGCCGCACGTATTGCCGATGAGGCGCTGCAACTGCTGCTGGCGCCCAACACACCGAACGGGTCACGCGACCTGCTGCTGATGCCCGATCAGATGATCCTGCAGATTCACGAGTCCATCGGTCACCCGCTGGAGCTGGATCGCATCCTGGGTGACGAGCGCAATTTCGCTGGTACCAGCTTCATTCGACAGGAGGATTTTGGCCATTACCGCTATGGCTCGCCGCTGCTCAACGTCAGTTTCGATCCGGGTATGCCGGGAGAGTTGTCCAGCTATCGCCATGACGATGACGGCACGCAGGCCGAACGCCAGCTACTGATCCGCGATGGCATCCTCCAGCGTCCGCTTGGCGGTGCGCTGTCGCAATGGCGCAGCGGCCTGGCGGGTGTGGCCAACAGCCGCGCATGCAGCTGGAACCGGCCGCCCATCGATCGTATGGCCAACCTCAACCTTGAACCGGGCGAGCAGAGTTTGGCCGAGCTGGTCGGGGGTATCGAGCACGGCATCCTGATGAGCAACAACCGCTCCTGGTCGATCGACGATGCGCGCAACAAATTCCAGTTCGGCTGCGAGTGGGGGCAACTGATCGAGAATGGTGAACTCAAGGGCGTGGTGAAGAACCCCAACTACCGCGGCATTTCCGCTCAGTTCTGGCGCAATCTGCGGGCGGTGGGCGACGCCAGTACCTTCGAGATATTGGGCACGCCTTACTGCGGTAAGGGTGAGCCCAATCAGGTGATTCGTGTGGGGCATGCCTCGCCGGCCTGCGTATTCGCCGATATCGACGTATTCGGAGGGGCAGCCTGA
- a CDS encoding TldD/PmbA family protein translates to MDARQHFSELLAYLQGQVGGEEGFTLAYTAEVSSFIRFNQGQVRQAGQVQQVYATLSLYQGQRHAESKLALSGVPEEDLTRVQQSLQRLRLILPTLGDDPYLRLNCEAWRSELAAAGEPLDAAAMAEQIVSAGCGLDLVGFLAVGPQYQGFASSWGAFGWYAARSFNLEFSLFHGNGQAVKSAYAGEQWDVQAFARKLDVARQQLEFLGRPAKALQPGTYRAYLAPAALEELVSLFCWGFGAQALASRGSPLQRLFNGKAELSWQVTMEERIEGGLAPAFTPEGPRQPLRLISQGRAGERLVSSRSAAEYGLIANGACSGEYPLSLRMHGGELNEQDVLQRLGTGLYIGNLWYGNFSDLPAGRLTGMTRFATFWVEDGQIQAPVNTMRFDDSLFDFLGPQLEALTREPELLLPGGTYGSRQTGSMALPGALLSRFTLTL, encoded by the coding sequence ATGGACGCACGTCAGCATTTCAGCGAGTTGTTGGCTTACCTGCAGGGGCAGGTCGGTGGCGAGGAAGGATTCACTCTGGCCTACACGGCCGAGGTGTCCAGTTTCATCCGTTTCAATCAGGGTCAGGTACGCCAGGCCGGACAGGTGCAGCAGGTCTACGCCACGCTGTCGCTGTACCAGGGCCAGCGTCATGCCGAGAGCAAGCTGGCGCTCAGTGGTGTGCCCGAAGAAGACCTGACGCGCGTGCAGCAGAGCTTGCAGCGTTTGCGACTGATCCTGCCGACGCTCGGTGACGATCCTTATCTGCGCCTGAACTGCGAGGCCTGGCGTAGCGAGCTGGCTGCCGCAGGCGAGCCGCTGGATGCTGCGGCCATGGCCGAGCAGATCGTCAGTGCGGGCTGTGGCCTGGATCTGGTCGGCTTTCTCGCTGTCGGGCCACAGTATCAGGGCTTCGCTAGTTCCTGGGGCGCGTTCGGCTGGTACGCCGCGCGCAGTTTCAACCTCGAATTCAGCCTGTTCCATGGCAACGGCCAGGCCGTGAAGAGCGCCTATGCCGGCGAGCAGTGGGATGTGCAGGCGTTCGCCCGCAAGTTGGATGTCGCGCGGCAACAGCTGGAGTTCCTTGGCCGTCCGGCCAAGGCATTGCAGCCGGGCACCTATCGCGCCTATCTGGCTCCGGCTGCGCTGGAGGAACTGGTCAGCCTGTTCTGTTGGGGCTTCGGCGCCCAGGCTCTGGCCTCCCGCGGCAGTCCGCTGCAACGGCTGTTCAATGGCAAGGCCGAGCTCAGCTGGCAGGTGACGATGGAGGAGCGTATCGAAGGCGGTCTGGCGCCGGCCTTCACCCCTGAAGGGCCGCGTCAGCCGCTGCGCCTGATCAGCCAGGGGCGAGCTGGTGAACGCCTGGTCAGCTCACGTAGCGCCGCCGAGTATGGGCTGATCGCCAATGGCGCCTGCAGTGGTGAATACCCCTTGTCCCTGCGCATGCACGGCGGCGAGTTGAACGAGCAGGACGTGCTGCAACGGCTCGGTACGGGCCTGTATATCGGCAACTTGTGGTACGGCAACTTCTCCGACCTGCCGGCTGGCCGCCTGACCGGGATGACCCGTTTCGCCACCTTCTGGGTAGAAGACGGACAGATCCAGGCGCCGGTAAACACGATGCGCTTCGATGACTCGCTGTTCGACTTCCTCGGCCCGCAACTCGAAGCCCTGACCCGCGAGCCCGAACTGCTGCTGCCCGGTGGCACCTACGGTTCCAGGCAGACGGGCTCGATGGCACTGCCCGGGGCGTTGCTTTCGCGGTTCACCCTGACCCTGTAG
- a CDS encoding FecR family protein: MNEPDLRSQAREWLVLLNSGRASTAEREAAERWRQASPEHASALAEVERLWTLLGQVERPAAVVQPLPRRVRRWPLPLATAACLLLALWMAPPGWHADVRTEAGEIREVMLEDGSLLQLNGATSLDWDANVDGVRRVRLYRGQADFQVAADASHPFIIEAGDARIRVTGTRFDVNLLGDQVLLAVSEGHVQVSDAEGTERAVQAGQQIAWRAGHLQELQALDAARALAWQRGRLVFRDRPLPEVFEELQRQQAQRVLFLDATARELKVTGVFALNDPQAVLRAIETALPVKLTRLPGVLLVSAEG; this comes from the coding sequence ATGAATGAGCCAGACCTGCGCAGCCAGGCCCGGGAATGGCTGGTGCTGCTGAATTCCGGACGTGCCAGCACGGCCGAGCGTGAGGCTGCCGAGCGCTGGCGCCAGGCCAGTCCCGAGCACGCCAGCGCATTGGCCGAGGTGGAACGTCTGTGGACGCTGCTCGGCCAGGTCGAGCGACCGGCTGCCGTGGTGCAGCCACTGCCGCGTCGCGTGCGGCGCTGGCCGCTGCCCCTGGCAACCGCAGCTTGCCTGCTGCTTGCCCTGTGGATGGCGCCGCCGGGTTGGCATGCCGATGTACGCACTGAGGCCGGTGAAATCCGTGAGGTGATGCTCGAAGATGGCTCGTTGCTGCAGCTCAACGGCGCGACATCGCTGGATTGGGACGCCAACGTCGACGGCGTGCGCCGAGTGCGCCTGTATCGTGGGCAGGCGGATTTTCAGGTGGCAGCTGATGCGAGCCATCCGTTCATCATCGAAGCCGGTGATGCGCGCATTCGCGTCACCGGTACGCGCTTCGACGTCAACTTGCTGGGCGATCAGGTATTGCTGGCAGTGAGCGAAGGGCATGTGCAGGTCAGCGATGCCGAAGGTACCGAGCGAGCGGTACAGGCGGGGCAGCAGATTGCCTGGCGGGCAGGGCATCTGCAGGAGCTACAAGCTTTGGATGCAGCCAGGGCTCTGGCCTGGCAGCGTGGCCGCCTGGTATTCCGTGACCGACCACTACCCGAAGTGTTCGAAGAGCTGCAACGCCAGCAGGCGCAGAGGGTGCTGTTTCTCGATGCCACGGCGCGTGAGCTGAAAGTCACCGGGGTATTCGCCCTGAATGATCCACAGGCCGTACTACGTGCTATCGAAACCGCTTTGCCAGTCAAACTGACCCGCTTGCCGGGTGTGCTGCTGGTGTCCGCGGAAGGCTGA